The following coding sequences are from one Candidatus Methylacidiphilales bacterium window:
- a CDS encoding metallophosphoesterase family protein, which yields MRYGIFADIHSNQEALEAVLDDMQVQKLNQLVCLGDIVGYNANPAECLEMVRSLGCPVVKGNHDEEASEDRNIEHFSELAYISMKHTRDSLNEEQKRYLRTLPMQRNVGDFAIVHSSLDGPARWIYVFSSQEAEESFVYQRTHLCFFGHTHVPNAFIHDGTTHECFYRKLSLQEDKKYFINCGSVGQPRDGDWRAAYAIYDSETHTIDLRRVPYDLARAQEKILKAGLPERLAERLANAV from the coding sequence ATGCGCTACGGGATCTTCGCCGATATCCACAGCAACCAGGAAGCCCTGGAAGCGGTGCTGGACGACATGCAGGTTCAGAAGCTCAACCAGCTCGTGTGCTTGGGCGACATCGTGGGCTACAACGCCAACCCGGCCGAATGCCTCGAGATGGTCCGTTCCCTGGGCTGTCCGGTGGTCAAGGGCAACCACGATGAAGAAGCCTCCGAGGACCGGAACATCGAGCACTTCAGCGAACTGGCCTATATCTCGATGAAGCACACCCGCGACAGCCTGAATGAGGAGCAGAAACGCTACCTGCGCACCCTGCCCATGCAGCGCAATGTCGGCGATTTCGCCATCGTCCATTCCTCTCTCGACGGCCCGGCCCGCTGGATCTACGTCTTCAGCTCGCAGGAAGCCGAGGAAAGCTTCGTTTACCAGCGCACCCACCTCTGCTTTTTCGGCCACACGCATGTGCCCAACGCCTTCATCCACGATGGCACGACCCACGAGTGTTTCTACCGCAAGCTCAGTCTCCAGGAGGACAAGAAGTATTTCATCAACTGCGGGTCCGTCGGCCAGCCCCGCGACGGAGACTGGCGCGCGGCCTACGCCATCTACGACTCCGAGACCCATACCATTGACCTGCGGCGGGTGCCGTATGACTTGGCGCGCGCGCAGGAAAAAATCCTCAAGGCCGGCCTGCCCGAACGGCTGGCCGAGCGGCTGGCCAATGCCGTCTGA
- a CDS encoding glycosyltransferase family 9 protein yields MKILVIKPTALGDVAQALKVVPWLKRSGVAHQLDWVVDTDYLPVLEVCPDIDRRIPFPRRAWRGGFRPLEMLAWARGLRGDRYDVVLDLQGLARSALMTRVARAGIRVGLASAREGAKWVYDRRVPDVQTHAVDRYAAAVASIIGPGTAVTPLTFSRPEKALPMGLEAGGYTVFHPYSLWQTKLWPWESFRKLEQALEGETVVWVGSGPFFPTASARSVDMRGKTPLPDLLALLAGARAVIGTDSGPAHLAALFDVPVITLFGATDPDLTGPVAAKGECLVTEGPPCRPCRSRTCNWETPMACLSDLSVERVHSIWKRWTRL; encoded by the coding sequence ATGAAGATCCTTGTCATCAAACCAACCGCCCTGGGTGATGTCGCCCAGGCCTTGAAGGTGGTCCCTTGGTTGAAACGCAGCGGGGTCGCCCATCAATTGGACTGGGTTGTCGACACGGACTACCTGCCCGTGCTGGAGGTTTGTCCGGATATCGACCGGCGGATCCCCTTTCCCCGCAGAGCCTGGCGCGGTGGATTCCGGCCCTTGGAAATGCTGGCCTGGGCCCGGGGTCTGAGGGGGGATCGCTATGATGTGGTGCTCGACCTTCAAGGGCTGGCCCGCAGTGCACTCATGACCCGGGTGGCCCGGGCGGGAATCCGGGTCGGACTGGCCTCGGCACGCGAAGGGGCAAAATGGGTTTATGATCGGCGGGTGCCCGACGTTCAGACGCACGCGGTGGATCGCTACGCGGCAGCGGTTGCTTCGATCATCGGTCCGGGAACGGCCGTGACTCCGCTGACATTTTCCCGCCCCGAAAAGGCCCTGCCCATGGGCTTGGAGGCCGGAGGGTACACCGTCTTCCATCCCTACTCCCTCTGGCAGACCAAACTCTGGCCATGGGAATCCTTCCGCAAACTGGAACAGGCCCTGGAGGGCGAGACCGTGGTGTGGGTCGGTTCCGGGCCTTTTTTTCCGACCGCTTCGGCCCGCTCGGTGGATATGCGTGGAAAGACCCCGTTGCCGGATTTGCTCGCCCTCCTGGCCGGAGCCCGGGCCGTCATCGGCACCGATTCCGGACCGGCCCACTTGGCCGCACTTTTCGATGTTCCCGTCATCACCCTTTTTGGTGCGACCGATCCGGATCTGACCGGACCGGTGGCGGCCAAAGGGGAGTGCTTGGTGACCGAAGGGCCGCCCTGCCGCCCCTGCCGATCCCGGACCTGCAACTGGGAAACCCCGATGGCCTGTCTCTCCGACCTGTCCGTCGAGCGGGTCCACAGTATATGGAAGCGCTGGACCCGTTTGTAA